A genome region from Sebastes umbrosus isolate fSebUmb1 chromosome 22, fSebUmb1.pri, whole genome shotgun sequence includes the following:
- the LOC119481823 gene encoding cyclin-dependent kinase-like 5 has product MERYESLGLVGEGSYGTVLKCRHRDSGRLVAIKKFVDSDDDKTVKKIALREIKLLRQLRHDNLVNLLEVWKRRRRWYLVFEFVERTLLDDLEQNPSGLDLDTGRQYLYQILRAAAFCHQQNIIHRDIKPENILISQGGVVKMCDFGFARTMTSPAEAGIYTDYVATRWYRAPELLVGDTKYGKPVDVWAVGCLLLEMLTGQPLFPGDSDLDQIYHIVRCFGNLTAQHQELFYRNPVFSGVRLHDYSGRVRLEQRFPTITPTALDLAQSCLQMDPERRPQCSDLQEHPLFTQDSFHIRFLDELNAKIQKDHRENSTLPKITKTPRRERNDGDDKNRRSKDKKQPEDVDEKVNKETKGKQLSKLSKTIRNTSEPSMSTSTSTSTSNSTKQSKTLGAKIIDNAAKTTVAMKGKPGKATGVDLRKEPDIHLTQKTGKMSTTEYLDGASTTSKISNSDQVLTLQASQPSSDDRIEVATPSVTKPCKTTKTSEYCSNMDTEQRWTFECPKVLPSNPKPSKTTSNFGPKMTKNTSLSTSPSKTLTSDLSRQSSAHSTTTLPKETSNLSSDTKATNDTTRVPDKPSRGLPTNGELTEVSNATRTQQDSRSNKDFKEDHGCLMMSPVTKTAANHVEISDASGGDYKECAESSDPCSVHLQSTSKSKTTTSMPNEISKTSTSVGTAILKTLKVSDKENREDLALSLSINATPRSLLNQTLQVSGNSYNEQKSNSNEAEPNKKSLKPPHFKPLIGEPKTKLGSFSNYAATMTLKRTAFPSEARKKRDNPEKDDTTIADSTSFTSTATPDRKASTRSSVFHNVDTTDFSVTHSSSPPPPPPPPSSTPLLLTPSSTPLIPSFSVVSPATSDHLSMGAGFHPGTHGLRCVDKPRHHGGVYSQMSSHITGSHTAQVSEKNLICERPFLSDRCNLGNSGGVIATKKKSDIHFPDLRSSALPELRGREGKHNKGTSKDQRKDKQPLPPSEPHQHGHNSTDTPDNTITTCIPLL; this is encoded by the exons CAACTGCGTCATGACAACCTGGTGAACCTTCTAGAAGTGTGGAAGCGCCGCCGCCGCTGGTATCTGGTGTTCGAGTTCGTTGAGCGAACCCTTCTGGATGACTTGGAGCAAAACCCGAGCGGACTAGACCTGGACACTGGCCGGCAGTACCTGTACCAGATCCTGAGGGCTGCAGCCTTCTGCCACCAGCAAAAT ATCATCCACCGTGACATCAAACCGGAGAACATACTCATCTCTCAGGGGGGCGTGGTTAAGATGTGCGACTTTGGCTTTGCCCGGACCATGACGTCGCCTGCTGAGGCGGGCATCTATACCGACTATGTGGCCACTCGCTGGTACAGAGCACCTGAACTGCTGGTGGGAGACACCAAGTATGGAAA acCGGTAGACGTGTGGGCTGTTGGTTGTCTGTTATTAGAGATGTTAACAGGTCAGCCTCTGTTTCCCGGAGACTCCGACCTCGACCAGATTTACCACATCGTCAGGTGCTTCG GTAACCTGACAGCTCAACACCAGGAGTTGTTCTACAGGAATCCCGTCTTCTCCGGAGTCAGACTGCATGACTATTCTGGCAGAGTCCGACTGGAGCAGCGCTTCCCGACAATCACACCCACCGCCCTTGACTTGGCTCAG AGTTGTCTCCAGATGGATCCAGAAAGACGACCTCAGTGTTCAGATCTGCAAGAACATCCTCTGTTCACACAAGACTCTTTCCACAtcag ATTTTTGGACGAGCTGAACGCTAAGATCCAAAAAGACCACAGAGAAAACTCCACCCTTCCCAAAATAACCAAAACTCCAAGAAGAGAAAGGAACGACGGTGATGACAAGAACCGGAGAagcaaagacaagaaacaaccTGAAGATGTGGATGAGAAAGTCAACAAGGAGACAAAAGGAAAGCAACTGTCGAAGCTTTCTAAAACTATTCGTAACACCTCAGAACCTTCGAtgtccacctccacctccacctccacctccaacTCCACCAAACAATCCAAAACATTAGGCGCCAAGATTATCGATAATGCGGCAAAAACGACTGTGGCCATGAAAGGTAAACCAGGAAAAGCCACTGGTGTCGACTTGAGAAAGGAACCTGACATCCACTTAACACAGAAAACTGggaaaatgtccactacagaaTACCTTGATGGTGCTTCAACAACTTCTAAAATATCAAATAGCGATCAAGTGTTGACACTTCAAGCATCTCAACCGTCAAGCGATGACCGCATTGAGGTCGCTACCCCTTCTGTCACCAAGCCATGCAAGACAACTAAGACCTCAGAGTATTGTTCAAACATGGACACAGAGCAAAGATGGACCTTTGAATGTCCAAAAGTCCTACCCTCAAACCCCAAACCCTCAAAGACTACCTCAAACTTTGGCCCCAAGATGACCAAAAACACATCTTTGTCCACCAGCCCATCCAAGACTCTTACCTCAGATCTTTCAAGGCAGTCCTCTGCCCACAGCACTACAACACTACCTAAAGAAACCTCAAATTTGTCTTCAGATACTAAAGCCACAAATGACACCACACGTGTACCCGACAAACCTTCGAGAGGCCTTCCAACAAACGGAGAACTTACAGAAGTATCAAACGCAACCAGAACTCAGCAGGATAGTCGTTCAAACAAAGACTTCAAGGAGGATCACGGATGCTTGATGATGAGCCCGGTGACCAAAACAGCTGCAAACCACGTTGAGATATCTGATGCTTCAGGTGGAGATTACAAGGAGTGTGCTGAATCCTCTGATCCCTGCAGTGTCCATCTGCAGAGCACTTCTAAGTCCAAGACCACCACCTCCATGCCGAATGAAATCTCTAAAACCAGCACGTCAGTAGGGACTGctattctgaaaacattgaaAGTCTCAGATAAAGAGAACAGGGAGGATTTAGCACTTTCTTTGTCCATCAATGCAACACCCAGATCTTTACTAAATCAGACCTTACAGGTTTCTGGCAACTCTTACAATGAGCAAAAGAGCAACAGCAATGAAGCTGAACCGAACAAGAAATCCTTGAAACCCCCTCACTTCAAACCTTTGATCGGAGAACCTAAAACAAAACTTGGGTCTTTTAGCAACTACGCCGCAACAATGACCCTAAAGAGAACTGCATTTCCTTCAgaggcaagaaaaaaaagagacaaccCAGAAAAAGACGACACAACAATCGCAGATTCGACTTCGTTCACCTCTACAGCGACTCCAGACCGCAAAGCTTCGACAAGAAGCTCAGTCTTTCACAACGTGGACACCACAGATTTCAGTGTAACCCATTCGTcttcaccacctcctcctccacctcctccctcctccactcctctcctcctcactccaTCCTCCACACCCCTCATCCCCTCTTTCTCCGTCGTCAGCCCAGCCACCAGCGATCACCTTTCCATGGGGGCAGGTTTCCATCCTGGGACACACGGCCTTAG GTGTGTAGACAAGCCGAGGCACCACGGTGGCGTTTATAGTCAAATGTCCAGCCACATTACAGGATCACACACTGCACAG GTGTCCGAGAAGAATCTGATCTGCGAGCGTCCCTTCCTGTCCGATCGCTGTAACCTTGGTAACAGCGGTGGCGTTATAGCAAccaaaaagaagtcagacaTCCATTTCCCAGATCTGAGAAGCTCAGCGCTGCCAGAGctcagaggaagagaag GCAAACACAACAAAGGCACTTCCAAGGATCAGAGGAAAGACAAACAACCACTTCCTCCATCAGAACCACATCAGCACGGACACAACAGTACTGATACACCTGATAACACCATAACAACATGCATCCCTTTACTTTAA